AATTATTCTGGGTGGAGGGGCAGCAGGATTTGCTGCGGCAATGAAGGCAGATGAACTTAAAGCAAAAACATTGATGATAAACAATAATAATGTTGGGATTGGAGGGACATGTGTAAATGCGGGTTGTTTGCCAACAAAACATTTGTCGTATATAGGAGAGCTTATCTCATATAGAGTTTGTTGGAAATAATGCAAAATTTATCTCAGAGGATGAAGTAGAGGTAAATGGTGAAATTTACAGAGCAGATAAATTCATAATTGCAACAGGTTCTTCTACTTTTATACCTCAAATTGAAGGAATTGATAAAGTTGATTACCTGACTAACATTGAAGTATTACAATTAAATGAATTGCCCAAGTCAATGCAAATTCTTGGTGGCGGAGCATTGGGGATAGAATTTGCCCAGATGTTCTCAAGATTTGGAACAAAAGTTTGTTTATTGCAACAGGAAGAAAGCCAAACACATCTAGTTTAGGATTGCAAAAACTCGGGGTTAATTTTGGGAAGAGAGGAGAAATTATTGTTAATGACGAAATGAAAGCGGTAAATAATGTGTGGGCCGCAGGAGACGTTATAGGAAAACCAATGCTTGAAACAGTTGCAGCTAAAGAAGGAATGATTGCAGCAAATAATGCACTTTCAAAAAATAAAATAAAAATAGATTATATGGTTGTTCCTCATGCTATTTTTACTGGTCCTCAGCTTGCGGGAGTTGGATTAACAGATGAACAGGCAATTGAAAAAGGAATAAAATGTAAATGCAATACAGTTTCTATGGAATTAGTCCCGAAAGCCCTGGCAATTAAGAATACAAAAGGTGCTGTAAAAATGGTTGTTAATGCCGAAACTGATGAAATCACAGGTATCCACATTTTAGCACCCGAAGCAGCTGACTTAGTACATGAAGGAGTCATGATTGTCAAAAACAGAATGAAAATTGATGATGTAATAAATACATTACATATTTTTCCTACACTATCTGAAGCAATAAAAATCGCTGCTCAATCATTAAGAAGAGATATAACTAAGATGAGTTGCTGTGTAGAGTGAAAAATAAGATTAAGGGAGAACATTACAATTTAAGGAGAAAATGATAAAAAAAGTATAGAGCAATGCTTATATGTCTGAATTGCAGACTATAGCTAGCTTTTTGGAATTTTTGGACTGCCTTTCCGCCTGAAATG
The archaeon BMS3Bbin15 genome window above contains:
- the merA gene encoding mercuric reductase encodes the protein MFIATGRKPNTSSLGLQKLGVNFGKRGEIIVNDEMKAVNNVWAAGDVIGKPMLETVAAKEGMIAANNALSKNKIKIDYMVVPHAIFTGPQLAGVGLTDEQAIEKGIKCKCNTVSMELVPKALAIKNTKGAVKMVVNAETDEITGIHILAPEAADLVHEGVMIVKNRMKIDDVINTLHIFPTLSEAIKIAAQSLRRDITKMSCCVE